A segment of the Elaeis guineensis isolate ETL-2024a chromosome 6, EG11, whole genome shotgun sequence genome:
TAATTACGTGATTAATATGTTTTTTAATGTTGGACTAACTCAAACAGTTAGTCTTTGAGCCTATAAATTGAGCCCACGGTGAAAGAGTTTCTAATCTAAGATTTTCCTCTCTTTTAAATATCTTTCTTTTAATCCTCTTCCAAATTTTTCTTAATCTATTCATTTAAACTTTCATCCACAAGATTGAAGCTCTGCCATCTTTTTTATGGTCGTGTCCACAGAAGAAGTCACCATTTATATCTTGGGATGTAGTTTTCGAGTCTGATCCTGTGTAAGAGTTGAGAATCATCTTAGGACAGTGCATTGCATATCTTCGATTTGTatgtttaaataatttttaatattaattttattatatcttTTGATTGTTAGTTTAATTAGATTGCAATCGATTCTCGTGAAAAATGGATTTCATCGTGGATTCCTAACATAAGTTGCTTCAAAGGCTTAGTCCAATGGTTATATTATTGTGCCTTGTCTGTTGTGGATGATTCTAAGGTACTTTCCTTTCAACTAGTAGAGGAATTTGTGttttatattaaaatagattaattcttaccaaaaaaatataaaataaattaattgacAGATAGCAAACCCAAGGTGATTTTGATTTGGCTCCTAAGAGCTCTTAGTTAATTGCCAGCCGCTTGTGTATTGTTAAGCATCGACATATTTACCATGAGTCCTAGGTCTGATCATGGGGTGGGCCTCAGCCATAAATTCTATTCAATTTTAATCAGACTTTGGGTTGGGCCTATAAAAATGTGAATTTTTTGGACTCAAGCTCGGCCCATGATCAGATCCCCATGAGATAGGTGAGATGCACTTGCTCCAGATGTACAATAGCATGAAGTATAAAGAGGTAATTGACACCTGGTCCACCATTTTATGTTCAGTTCCTCTTGACCTAAAGTTTAATTCTTGTCCCATAATTCTGTTTAATTTTTAGTTGTCGGCCCTACACGCTAATACCTGATTCTGCGCATGATCATAAACTAATGTGGGCATATATGTGAGTGCATGCGGGTACAGTATAATTGTGTAGCTGTGTCCAAGAACTAATATAAAGATGCACAAGCTCCGTATAAGTATGTGCTTTCCAACTTCCATTTTTACTCTCCTACTTTCCAGTTATGATACCAAAACCACTACCAGTTTATAAACTCCCAAATCCACAAAATGTTCCCCTCCTAACAAAGCCGGGCTTACAAATTCTGGTATTTTTGATCGATGGTTGCTGATGAAGATAACAATCAGTTGTAACTTCTCAGCCCTTTTATTGCACTTCTAGCTCATTCACCAGTATGGTTTTTTTGAAGGTAAATTCGCCTGGTTAGTTAATAGATCTACTAAACATGCACCTGTTATGTGGTGAGTTCTTCCTGATCTGGGCCGTCTGGAGGGTTAGGCTGGCCCAGTTCAGAAGTACTCCTGGTATTGTAAATATAAGTGTGGCTCAGTTTAATTTTGATGGTTATACTAGCTTAATCCATGAATTCTATGAGATTTTGAATCCAACTGTCCAAACAGGTCCTTAGTCATATAAGCTATGGAGTGTAAGAGGAGGTCAAAATAAGAATTGGATCTGAGCTCTAGATCGCTTGCCCAAGTTACCAAAGCATCCACTTTGATTGGCCAATTACCACCCAAGCATTTGGAATCATCGCTTTGTTGAATCAACTTTGATTATGAGCTAGCTtgcactccttttttttttttttttttcgataccGGGTCGGTTGGATTCTTTTATCCCAACCTACAAATAAGATTCTGTTGTACGGAAATATCCCATGAGACATAATAGAGGGGACACAAGACCCCATAGAATAATCGAATTTTCAAAATAGGCGGTGGAAACTCGTGATCAATGATATCTTTGCATGCCGGTTGAAGAGACGTTCCGTAGTTTATATTTTTCACGACAGTCTATCTACTAAACTAAAAGCCTTACATGTCATTGAAGCTGGAGAGATGAGTAAATTGAGTGGCCATTTATCacatattttgatcaaaaataatgGAAATCCAACTCTAGAAGATTGAAACTGCATGTCTTGTTGTTGTCCATGCCAATGTAGCTTGGAAGTGGACGTGCAACATAGCTAGCTTGCACTTCGTCTACACGGTGGTGTTGGATCTAAAGTTTAGCATGTTTTCTAAGTATTTGATATAAACAACTCTTATATCATTTTTCAAATGATTGGTTTATATCTTTATTGTTCTTGTCATAAATCTAGCTAGCACAAATCAAATTTTACACAATGCATAAACTTTCAATCCATGCATGATAAAAGTTCAGTttataataagaaaaaaatatttcaatgcaTCCGACTCCCATCGTTACAGAATTTGAGAAAGATCAAATATGAAGAAGTTGTTCCAAACCCGCAACACCCAAGTTACGGTGGGGCAACCATAATGTTACACTAAAACTTGCCCTTTTCCAAGTTTAATGCGTAATAAGACTAAAAATTATGAGGATACAAAAGTGCTCCAACCAAGAGTGCCATAAATACTCATAGCATAAAGTATCCATACAGAAGTGTCCAAAAGGATGCTCGGAAAATCTGATGAATAAATCgtacctctcttttcttttctttttttttcttttttttgagttaGCCTATCTTCTTGcttcataaaaataataattataacaacATGTTGAAACAAAACACACCCGGAAACATAGTGTATTTCATTATACTCGCAGTTTCTCTCCGAGCTAGAATAGTGGGCGATCAATGATGGACCCCAACGAGATCCGTTGTTCCTGCATGACTTTTCTTACTCTCGCTTGGTTGCGTCAGCAGAAACATAATAAGCCACACAAAATAGTCCATGAACGAAGCACAAGATCCCCCCAATGGAAAGGAAATGGCGATGGGCAAAGCCACAAGAAACTCTTGACTTGGAGTTAGACATCGCCCCTATGATCAACATTGTGAATCCAACTATAACAACGATCCTGATCACAGTGTTCAGCTTTTAGAGTCCGTAAAAATCTCAATTGAAAATCTAGAGAGCAACAAGATTCTCCATGATTCAGCACTTCCAAGATTAGTACAGTAATATTCACAGGAGATTTTATGTAAAATTGCAGTCAATCCAGGATAAAGACCTAAATTACCCCTATAATGTCTCATTTATATGCATTccatctctcctctctctctcttctctctctctctctctctctctctgtttttttcttTGGAGGGGGTGAAGGGAGGCTAAAAGGAGTACTCACCCAAGTTTTATTAATAAAGATAAACAAATTTACGTCTTGGAATAAAGAACGAGATCGGCTAGAAAGATGCAGGGATGAAGAACAAGAATCTCAATGAATTTCTAATTGTCGCAAAggctggtatttttttttttggattgcaTATAGTGCATTGCTCATTGAAATTATGAAGACCAACATAAGCAATAAAAGTGGTGGATGATTTGTTGTTAAGAAAAATCCAATATGAACTATATACATCGCGCATTAATTGAGTATGGGTATACTCGATGTTAACTTAGTTCTTTTAGGTTTATACATATTGCCTATGTAGAGGGAGATCTTTCTTTTCTATGAGTttgttcatatattattttcttttttgtgtttttttttttttattttttgggtgtTGGGGGCGGGGAGGAGTACTCCTTCAAATTAACTAGAATAAACATTTTTGTCCCAGTAAAATGTAACCTTTGACCCGTGCCAAGAAATCCATACTAGTAAATATGGAAGCCCGGAAAATTACCATGACAGAATCAGGGTGGCTGAAGCCATTTGCTTGTTAGCAGAAGACCTATCAAACTCCTCCCTGGTGCAGATACACACACATCCACCGAGTACATTCGCAATCGCATGAGCAAATGCCAGGAGCCCAGCTGCTGCGAGTCCAAGCTCGTAAGCCTGATGGACTGGCTCCTTGCACTCAAAGAAGAACACTCTCAGGTGCTTCCCCTGAAACAAAACTCAAAAGCATGAGTAACTTTATGATTGGAGACACGGTTGTTGATCAAATTGCACCATAACTACAATAATCATCAAATCTTGTCTTAGGGACAGAATTATAATGTCTTGTTCTTCAGCTGTGCTTGTTAAGGTTACTCtaaatcaaatatataaaaaaaaaaatgaggaagaagaaggagaagaagaagaagtacctTGTTTTGAGCTATCTCAGCTTCAATCCCTAGTATACCAGCAACTACATCCATGATCACAATTAGAAGGCAGATGATCACACCTCCTAACCTCCCCATTGTTACAGGTTTGCCAACTGAATGGTAGAGTGGATGGGGATGAGGATGAAGGAGTGTTCTTAGTAGTTGTTCATGTTTGTGATGTACAGAAATGCTTCACGTGGAAATGTGAATAAAGGAAAAGAGGAGAGATTGATATTGATATGTTATTATGAAAGGTCTGGAGAGCTAACTTTGGAAAGATGCTTTTTATCTCTGCTTTAGCTTCACCTTTGCTTCTTTTTGCTTGGATTCCTTCTCATAGGGAAGAAGGAAAGCTCGGTATCACCGACCCGAGGGCTCAGTGTGAATTCAAGACCAATTAAAGATTGGGTCTTAGGTGGATGTGGTGTGATATCAATGGCTCTTTCCCTGGCATGTCAATTGGTTCGAtgtgttttaaaatttaaagatttgCTGGATGGTAAAGCAGGAAGGTGCTGAGACAAGAGGAATATAACTTTGCAGGCTAGACCGCAATATCtagaaatatatatgatttagaAGACATGATCCAAAATGTAAGGGTTGCATATCGGATCATTTGTAGAATCTATACCATAGTTACCATAAGAATATATTACGAAAACCTCCATGAAGTTCACATTTATTACACTTAATTATACTCAACAGTTTGTAAAATCTATACTTACACCCAATTAAATTAATGATCTTAATGAAATTGTTCACATCATATGAAAAGTCAAATTCACCCTTGGATGGAGAGGAGGATGCACACACTTTCTTATGTTTTTGGATGGCTGATATATCACTTTAGattatttttgttattttctGAAATTCTTCTAATGTGATATTTGGATTCCGTTTAAGATTAGTCGTTTGCTTAATATTATGTTAAGTTATAGGTTAAAatgttaataaaaataaatcataagGGGATAAATGtagattttttatattattagatgtaagtataatttatctctaattttaGCAGGTTTCGCAGTTTAGATTCTTACCATAATATTTTCAGATATATTTCAGAGGACATGACacataaaatcaagttttaattCTGATCAGATTATATATCATTTACATGTATAAAAACAGTCAAATCACCTTATAAATTGAATGATCCATAAGGGATTTTTGCATATGGTCCCTCTTTTCAGCTTATTCTCAGTTGGTGTTATTCTTTGGTACATGTGTATATCTCAACATCCTCTTCAAATAATGTATCTAATGGCAAATTTGTTTAAAGTGATTGCCGGTTGGTGTTATTCCcataaaccttttttttttttttcttgtgataAATATTGTAGTAATTTTCTTAATGAAGGAAACTAAAAAAAGATGCAATGGAAAGAAAGGGGATGAATTTTGTCAATCACTCATTAATTCATAGGTCTTTCTTTATCAATGACATAAGCAAATTTGACTAAAAGATCTAATAATTCGATAAGATGTCACTAAAGATTTCTAGAGTCACAAACAGAACTAGAtggaaaaaaattctaaattatcttttttttttactgtaCATAACTATTACTACGTCACACATCTTATGTGCAAGCATAAGTTTGGATATGTTGTGAGAGAGACCCACCAATCAAAACCAATCCCTCATTGAGACTCACCTAAGATGACGTGGTGAGGTCATACCAGCTGTGGATCCAGGACCACCAATTTGGCCAACCGTACGAATGAAGCCTGCGTTTGACATCTACGACTAATAAAGTTGATTTAGAGAGGTGGAAGAGATTCTTCCCTCAATAAAGGATCAGAATATAATCTAGCGGCCTGTAAAGCTAGGCCTAATAAACTTACAAATTTCGGCTAGCGGCCTACGGGTTCAACCTCTATACAAAAGAGATATAAAGGGGACCCTCAGGTAAGCAAGTAGGCAAATATAAGTACTCGAGAGAAGGGCAAGCCctaagagaggaggaaggagaactCTTTCCACTCTTTTGGCTCTCgctatcttttctctcttctaTTTCTGAAGCTCTGAttaacttaagcattggaggatcttTCGTCGGAACACCTCGACGAGTATGGACTTTCTTTACAGGTATTCTCTGATATTGTGAATCTCAGGCAGCGTCCAGCTCCAACCACATCAGTACTTCTCCGAAATCTTGCGACAATAGATTGGTACTAGAGGAAGAGCCTTGTTTgctttgagagaaaagaaagcaTAGTGTGGATGAGAGTGAAAAACTCAGCTGCCTCCCTTCAGCAATCCATCTATTGCAGGCAGAGCAGTGTTGCCCATGGGTCATTGCAGTGCAACCTCTGGCCACAATAGATCTACCATTGCTCGACATCCTAGCTTACTAGATCCAGATGCTGACTGGTACTGTGCGGCAACTATAAGTGATGGAATGGCAACAACACATGGAGCCAAACCCCTAGGTGGTTCCCTCTCATTTTAGTTGGCGATCTCGCTCCCAAAATCTGAGATTCGCTCCCCGACGACACTCCCATCGCTCCCCAACTATTACAGCTTATTCTTCCTCTATCGAAGCTTGAGGGAGGAGGCATGTTCAAGGAGCTCTTCCTCTGCTAATGATTTGATCCCGACTTGCTTCTCTAGGCCTAGAAGAATTCAGTGAGAGGAGGAACTCAAGAGAAGAGTTCAAGATATTGAATGCTGCTTTGGTGAAGTCCAGAATGGgtctcatcaaaaaaataatggcTTCGATTTCAACCCTCAACCACCATTCTCCCTGACTATTCTAGGTGAACGGATCCCAAATCAGTTCAAAGTATCTCAATTGGAGCCATATGATGGTTCCACGGATCCTCTTGATCACCTAAGGATTATAGAACCTTCATGATGCTGTAGGATGTCTCGGATGCCCTCTTTTGCCTTGCTTTTCGATCACCCTCAAAAAGTCAGTATAGAAATGATATTTTGCACTCCAACTGGGGTCCATTCATTAATTTGAATAGCTCAACAAGTTATTCGTTACTCACTTTAGCAGCTATCGACCTCAACCAAGAAACTCTGACAGCCTCTTCTCTCTTCAACAAGAAGAAGGCGAGTCATTGCGCACTATATCGTGCACTTCAATGCCACCACACTCAAGGTGTGAAATCTTGACAAAGCAGTGGTAATGTCAGTGCTCAAGCGAGGGCTATGGAATAAGTGTCTTACTTTCTCCCTCGATAAAAAGTTTTCAAGAGACTATGCTGACCTGCTCGCTTGAGCTCGAAAGTATGCTCAAGCAAAGAAAGCCTAAGAGCTTTGTAAGTAGgtgaaggaaaagaaaatctTTGGTAAAAAGAGagatcaggaagatcttcaagcAACCTAAGTCAAAAGGGAATCTTTCCAACTACAAAGGAGCTACTGATCGAAGAGCCCGCTTCGACGGTTTGATAGCTACACTCCTCTGTCCGTCCCTTGATCTTAAATTCTAATGGAGATTAAGGGTCAAATGTATCTATGGTAATCCGAATAGATAAAATTTCTTCTGGATAGGAGAAATAAGAGGAAGGACTGTCAGTGACCATGGTCACAACATCAAGAAATATCACTAGCTCGAGGATGAGATTGAGGCCTTGATTTGGAGAGGCTACCTCGGCAAGTATATTTGGGAGCAATAAAATCAAGTGTCCGACAAGAAGAACAACAACAACTAACCAATGATCAGTGTCATTAATACCATCTCTATCCCAGCTGGTGGCATGGGAGGCAAGAGGCCAAATTAAGGAGAAAAAGGAGATGGTGTTTGGGGAGCATTGTTTTCCTTTCTAATCTTAGAGGAAAGTCAATGGCGCTGTCATCGCACTGCCGACAATAACCAGCCATGATGTAAATACAATTTcaatttgcaataaaaattaattgacattttattttataatactcTTTGAAGGGTAAATTCTTTAGCCGATCTAGCAGAGGTAGAGACAGAGCCAAAGTGGAGTCAAATGAGGTTCAACCCTGCGATGGCACCTTTGTGGCAACCGCAAAAAGCTCATAAGGCTCGCAATGACCCAACTAAGGAGATTGGGTCCTTTGTTGGACCCCATGCATGGACGAAGCCTCTAACCTCTTGAGGCTCACAGATTAAAGGTGGCTCAGCATCCAAAAAAGAGTGAAAAGCCTTTCGAAGCTTCTCAAAAAGTGGAGGCCTAACTGGCGCAGAGACCCAAGGACACTCGAGTCGATGCCTTACCTCACCAAGCAACATGATGCTTCTTGCCTGTGTGCGTGTCGAAGCGGGGGCCATGATGATGGAGGTGAGAGGGTTAACCCCTAGAAATCCCGTAAGATCCACTATGATCGATATGGCCCATTGTAGCCATCCTGACCTACCGTAGCTGATATGATCCACTATAGCCGACATGGCCCACTGTAGCCAGCCTCGACCTATTGTAGCTGATACAGTCCACTATAGCCGATATGATCCACTATAGCCAGTCTTGATCCATTGTAGCCGACATGGCCCACTATAGCCATCAAGGCCCACTATAGCTAGCCTTGACCCACTATAGCCAATATAGCCTACTATAATCGATTAGCCCACTATAGTCAACATAGTCTACAATAGATGATATGGCCCATTGTAGTTGATATGAAGCTAGCCTAGTCCATTGTATCTAGCCATGGTCCATTGAAGCCGCATAGCCCACTGAAGTCAATAATGATTAACCAAGGACTCTACACTGCTAGTAAAAGTCGACGACGACAAGGAGAGAGGGCTTAACTTATCCAAAGACTTacctaaaaaaagaagaagcactAGATGATACATCAAAGAAAACTTCAACAAAAGGAGCACTTCATTTGTACATTCTAAATGAACTTATTACAAATTAGTTTTAATCAAACGAAGCTCGTTAcaataaagaaagaagaaatataaaGCTTGGGCCTGACCGATGCCCTTGGAGCACAAGCCAAGCTCTAGCCAGTGCGACTCTTGATGGAGAGCATAGAACTCCCCATTTTGTGATGAGAACCGATCTCCACAAAAGGATATCGAGGATGGTATGGTTGTTTCTACTATGGAAATCCATCCACTTCTAGGATATTACTTCAAGGTGGGTTAGAAGGCTACACTGGGGGGACAAGAAATAAGTCCTCTAGAAAGACACAAGACCTTTTCATAGAGGATAATGCATTAAAAGCCCCCGGATGGTCACCACTATGGCCCTACAGCTGAGGCAGCAGGACTTTCCAACATCTTTCATACCAAAGTAGAGTGCTTGCTAAAGCATTCCCTAGAAGCATCCCATAATCgatcaaagaaaaaaggagatCTCTCGAGATAGAGAAGAGTGCTGGATGATCCTTCAGCACTAGATAAGGCAGCACCACCATGACATTATGGAAGATGATCGAATGCAACCCCAAGCAGTAGGACCCCAACATATAGAGGGGGTGGGCCCAAGCATGTTCAAACACCCCACTGATCGTACGATAAAAGTCACCATTCGACAGGCCTTAAAGATTGTGCTTTTGGAAAGCAGGTATCGACATTAAATGCAAGCCCCATCAGATATTTGAATCGTATGGTTCTCTACCATATAACCCTAAGACGAATCATCTTCTCTGATTTGTAGAAGGTAAGATGACACCAATCAACACTCAGCGCTTGATGCACAAACAAGCCCATAATTTTTAAAAGTTCAGTCTCCACATGTTGGCAAAGCAAATGCTTTAGATAAGGTCAAGGAAGATCTCGACTTGAGCATGAAAACTGACCCTACCAATCCATCTGAATCATTTGAGCTCTTGATCGAGGCAAAGAGCCAACTTATACTAACATCATAAAGAAGCGAAAGACTTAATGTGAGAGATAAacataatgataatatattttttattagctaaaaaattatttatagaagtTTGCCAAGGAGAAGGCACCAAAAATAAATACGAAAAGTACAACGAACTAGTCTTCATCTGAAAAAAACACCCCGACTTTCTTGTCACTATTTTTGGGATGTAGGCACCTCAGGTCTAGCTTAGGACCATCTTTCGTAGGCACACCTTGCATCCTCGAAACCCTGGATGAATCCGATCGAAGATGCCTCGACAAGCACATCCTCAAAGTCCATTGAAGTCTTGTACCTAACCTCAGCAAAAACCTCCACTATAGGTTCTACGAACCCCCCACTGCCTCCGAGCAGAGGAGAGTTAGCCATGAGCTTTGTCGACCCTCCAGAGGGAGAAGGGGCCCAACTAGATAGAAAGGGAGCCTATTGTGGCTCAGCTGCAATAGACTTATCCCCGATCCCCACCAGGGCTAGGATGGATCGAGGACAAAAAGCTTCGATTGGATACTCCTCGccctcttggatgaggactccTTGCTTGAGGAGTTCATCTTCTTTTTCATTACTGACTTAATGGATGATAGCGATGGCTTCAAGGCTATAAGACAAGAAAAGAAGAATCTACCTCTGGAGACTACTGGGACAAAAGAGTGACTGATAGTTGGATGACAAAAAACCCTAACAAATAGATGGTCCATTTATATAGACCATCAATGGTGTAGATTCAATCATCGAATCATCAGATCTTGCCACTTAGGCAATCTTGAAGCGATGAACCATACGGTTAGGGGTGAGCATAGTCCGATTTGGACAGATTTCATGCTCAAACCTAAGCTGAACCAGCCCTAAACGGTTTGACATTTCTAGAAATCAAATGAGACCAATAGAAGAttgaaaccaaaccaaaccaacaTGGTTTAAACGATCTAATTTGGTTTGATttataagtttatattttttttttttttatgattcatgaagatttattttttttcacataAGAGTACTATCAAGagaatttatcaagtaaaataatttaaattgatataagatattgtcactcaataaaataaaatttttaaacaaacacCATCATTAAGGATTAAGAAAAAGATCCCTAAcacattaagaaaaaaataaacaatccaaTAAGTAAGTCACT
Coding sequences within it:
- the LOC105046937 gene encoding protein VASCULATURE COMPLEXITY AND CONNECTIVITY; this translates as MGRLGGVIICLLIVIMDVVAGILGIEAEIAQNKGKHLRVFFFECKEPVHQAYELGLAAAGLLAFAHAIANVLGGCVCICTREEFDRSSANKQMASATLILSWIVVIVGFTMLIIGAMSNSKSRVSCGFAHRHFLSIGGILCFVHGLFCVAYYVSADATKRE